One Pseudorasbora parva isolate DD20220531a chromosome 4, ASM2467924v1, whole genome shotgun sequence genomic region harbors:
- the LOC137073851 gene encoding CD209 antigen-like protein C, with protein MEVEDIYENVENNDIKNTTGPQNQNHSQDEGKAQKKRGSRCLVLMTVCLGLICVVLLIFIIITAERDLLKSYKNTAEELNQTINSLQDNYTDLMTKKDQLKNNFSSLSQEKLELETRVNDLTAEKGQLQRRVDSLSQKKLELENELRKLSERGNGRFFMSSELKSWSESRQYCRDRGADLIIINTEEKQRYISSFIKESVWIGLSDIESEGNMKWVDNSPLKQGFWESNEPNDAGGNEDCIELNPANLVLSNWNDIPCSAMRKWICEN; from the exons ATGGAGGTAGAGGAcatttatgaaaatgttgaaaacaatgaTATTAAGAACACaactggaccacaaaaccagaaTCACAGCCAAGATGAAGGAAAAGCTCAAAAGAAAA GAGGAAGCAGGTGTTTGGTGTTGATGACGGTGTGTCTCGGGCTCATTTGTGTTGTTCTGCtgatcttcatcatcatcacagcAGAGAGAGACCTGTTAAAGAGTTACAAGAACACAGCTGAAGAGTTAAACCAGACTATCAACAGCTTACAGGACAATTACACTGATCTAATGACTAAAAAAGATCAACTGAAGAACAACTTCAGCTCTCTGAGTCAGGAGAAACTGGAGCTGGAGACCAGAGTCAATGATCTCACTGCTGAGAAAGGCCAGTTACAGAGAAGAGTTGACTCTCTGAGTCAGAAGAAGCTGGAGTTGGAGAATGAGTTAAGGAAGTTGTCTGAACGAG GAAATGGCAGGTTTTTCATGTCCAGTGAGttgaagagctggtctgagaGCAGGCAGTACTGCAGGGATCGAGGAGCTGATCTGATCATTATCAACACTGAAGAGAAGCAG AGGTACATATCTTCATTCATCAAGGAGAGTGTGTGGATTGGTTTGTCTGACATTGAGAGCGAGGGCAACATGAAATGGGTGGATAATTCACCACTGAAACAAGG GTTTTGGGAAAGTAATGAGCCGAATGACGCAGGTGGAAATGAGGATTGCATTGAACTGAATCCTGCAAATCTCGTCTTGAGCAACTGGAATGACATCCCATGCTCAGCGATGAGAAAATGGATTTGTGAGAATTAG